The Nostoc commune NIES-4072 genome includes a window with the following:
- a CDS encoding VOC family protein, with translation MKLNSYLMFNGNCEAAFKFYEQCLGGKMTMMMTHKEAPSAENVSPEWQDKIMHACLELDDRLLMGSDCPPGYFETPQGFYVQISVPEIAEAERLFHALAENGKVKMAIAQTFWSSRFGMLTDQFGTPWMINCEQSI, from the coding sequence ATGAAACTCAATTCTTACCTGATGTTCAACGGCAACTGTGAGGCAGCGTTCAAGTTCTATGAACAATGTCTGGGTGGCAAGATGACTATGATGATGACACACAAAGAAGCACCTTCCGCCGAAAATGTCTCACCGGAATGGCAAGACAAAATCATGCACGCTTGCCTTGAACTAGATGATCGCCTCCTGATGGGATCTGACTGCCCACCAGGATACTTTGAAACCCCGCAAGGTTTCTACGTACAAATTAGCGTTCCTGAAATCGCTGAGGCAGAACGGCTTTTTCACGCTCTAGCAGAAAACGGCAAGGTGAAGATGGCGATCGCGCAAACGTTCTGGTCATCGCGCTTTGGCATGTTGACCGATCAGTTTGGGACACCGTGGATGATCAACTGCGAACAAAGCATCTGA
- the drmB gene encoding DUF1998 domain-containing protein, with amino-acid sequence MPDAQCPMPNAQCPILNSQFPKMSQSNYKYRVGELRPSQILFSFGVGAVLDLPNLSVMVMGLEDWNTQHGVVELGEQRLLAAIRRELGQQVKKLLAPPIPAEDASSSSPFDEYARIGIPVAPFPGWMVCPRCRLLAPLYPYFQLKENSYRPDQTRYVHLNCPKSQKKDPTAIPSRFLVSCERGHLDDFPWLYFVHRSNTACKGPLRLEEYGVSGSPTDIVVKCNGCNRERRLSDAFGELGKKNMPLCRARHPHLRVFDDSCDEQMKTILLGASNSWFPITLSALSIPITSNQLEQLVNQNWTILGKASNFSALDAVLQAFFAMGQLQELSKYTTDKIWALVEQKQLQQQSNFDDESVRDLKTPEWQIFSAADPNLNTPDFQLRTVNPPSGYENYFSQVVLVERLREVRALIGFTRIQSPGDFIDSGEILTEHRVPLSRSKPKWVPASEVKGEGIFIQFKETTLHQWEQNQLLQDYERQAFDAHKKWCNVRSLDPDKVKFPGVRYILLHSFAHALMRQMALECGYNAASLKERIYSKRPEEEGGPMAGILIYTAAPDSEGTLGGLVSLGEPKILGYHIDQALEQMRLCASDPLCAEHTPFKGATSLHWAACHACLFSPETSCERGNKYLDRAVLIPTVLSADLAFFPEEKT; translated from the coding sequence ATGCCCGATGCCCAATGCCCAATGCCCAATGCCCAATGCCCAATTCTCAATTCCCAATTCCCCAAAATGAGCCAATCTAACTATAAATACAGAGTAGGCGAACTGCGACCCAGCCAGATTTTATTTTCCTTCGGTGTAGGTGCTGTACTCGACCTGCCAAACCTTTCAGTTATGGTCATGGGTTTGGAGGACTGGAACACCCAACACGGAGTAGTTGAATTAGGGGAACAGCGTCTCCTTGCAGCCATTCGTCGTGAATTGGGCCAACAAGTTAAAAAACTACTTGCACCTCCAATACCTGCTGAAGATGCCTCTTCATCTAGTCCTTTTGACGAATATGCCAGAATAGGAATTCCCGTCGCTCCCTTTCCTGGATGGATGGTATGTCCGAGATGTCGGTTGCTAGCCCCTTTATATCCTTATTTCCAACTTAAAGAAAATTCTTATCGTCCAGACCAAACCCGTTACGTTCATCTAAACTGTCCTAAAAGTCAAAAGAAAGACCCAACAGCAATACCATCGAGGTTCCTCGTTTCGTGCGAACGCGGACATTTAGATGACTTTCCTTGGTTATATTTTGTCCATCGTAGCAATACAGCCTGCAAGGGGCCACTCAGGCTGGAGGAATACGGTGTATCGGGTTCACCTACAGATATTGTAGTCAAATGCAATGGCTGCAACAGAGAACGTCGATTATCGGATGCTTTTGGTGAATTAGGCAAAAAAAATATGCCGCTTTGTCGCGCTCGTCACCCGCATCTACGTGTTTTTGATGATAGCTGCGACGAACAGATGAAAACCATCTTGTTGGGAGCATCTAATAGTTGGTTTCCAATTACACTCTCAGCCTTATCAATTCCCATCACCTCTAATCAATTAGAGCAGTTGGTCAATCAAAACTGGACTATTTTGGGAAAAGCGAGTAACTTTAGTGCCTTAGATGCTGTGCTGCAAGCTTTCTTCGCTATGGGGCAACTTCAGGAATTATCTAAATACACAACAGACAAAATTTGGGCGCTAGTTGAACAAAAACAACTTCAGCAGCAAAGCAATTTTGATGATGAAAGTGTCAGGGACTTGAAAACACCTGAATGGCAAATTTTCTCAGCAGCAGACCCAAATCTTAATACCCCAGATTTTCAACTGCGGACTGTAAACCCACCATCTGGGTATGAAAATTACTTTTCGCAGGTGGTGTTGGTAGAAAGATTGCGAGAAGTTCGTGCCTTAATTGGCTTTACACGCATTCAATCCCCAGGTGATTTTATCGACTCTGGAGAAATTCTCACAGAGCATCGGGTTCCATTGAGTCGCAGCAAACCTAAATGGGTACCGGCAAGTGAAGTCAAAGGCGAGGGTATCTTTATCCAGTTCAAAGAAACGACACTTCATCAATGGGAGCAAAATCAACTATTGCAAGATTATGAGCGTCAAGCATTCGATGCTCATAAAAAGTGGTGTAATGTTCGTTCTCTCGATCCAGACAAAGTTAAATTTCCCGGTGTACGCTACATTTTACTACACTCTTTTGCTCACGCTCTGATGCGGCAAATGGCCCTTGAGTGTGGTTACAATGCTGCCAGTTTAAAGGAGCGAATTTACTCCAAACGACCAGAAGAAGAAGGCGGCCCAATGGCAGGAATACTAATTTATACCGCCGCGCCTGATAGTGAAGGTACCTTGGGTGGTTTAGTCAGTTTGGGAGAGCCTAAAATACTTGGATACCATATAGACCAAGCTTTAGAACAAATGCGGTTATGCGCTTCTGATCCCTTGTGTGCAGAACATACCCCCTTTAAAGGAGCTACATCACTACATTGGGCAGCTTGCCATGCTTGTCTGTTTAGCCCAGAAACCTCCTGTGAACGCGGCAATAAGTATCTGGATCGCGCGGTACTTATTCCCACTGTACTATCCGCAGACTTAGCGTTCTTCCCAGAGGAGAAAACGTGA
- a CDS encoding serine hydrolase domain-containing protein, whose translation MSIHSKGYGKADAQQPITPQTQFPIASLSKSFTAIAALQLVEAGKINLDVSVKQYLPDFTLADTQTADQIANHCEV comes from the coding sequence ATGTCAATCCATTCCAAAGGCTATGGCAAAGCGGACGCTCAGCAACCTATCACCCCACAAACTCAATTTCCGATCGCTTCACTGAGTAAATCTTTTACAGCGATCGCAGCGCTGCAATTGGTAGAAGCTGGAAAAATTAACCTGGATGTCTCTGTAAAACAATATCTACCAGACTTCACTCTGGCTGATACCCAAACGGCTGATCAGATCGCGAATCATTGTGAGGTCTGA
- a CDS encoding VOC family protein produces MSTQIFVNLPVKYLQQSIEFFTKLGFQFNPQFTDETATCMIVSETIFVMLLTHEKFKTFTPNPICDATKSTEVLTCLSVESREKVDQLVREAVAAGGTTYNVPQDHGFMYAHGFQDLDGHIWELIYMEPEATHPVEAEREGAGV; encoded by the coding sequence ATGAGTACTCAAATTTTCGTCAACCTACCCGTCAAATATCTCCAGCAATCCATCGAGTTTTTCACAAAACTTGGCTTTCAGTTCAACCCCCAATTTACCGATGAAACGGCCACCTGCATGATTGTGTCCGAAACCATCTTTGTGATGCTTTTGACGCATGAGAAATTCAAAACATTCACGCCGAACCCGATTTGCGATGCCACAAAAAGTACCGAGGTGTTGACGTGCTTATCAGTTGAGAGCCGAGAAAAAGTGGATCAGCTGGTTCGTGAAGCCGTTGCTGCTGGTGGCACAACCTACAATGTACCTCAAGACCACGGATTTATGTACGCGCATGGATTTCAGGATTTAGATGGTCACATTTGGGAACTGATTTACATGGAACCCGAAGCAACCCATCCAGTTGAGGCTGAAAGGGAAGGAGCAGGAGTGTGA
- a CDS encoding GNAT family N-acetyltransferase: MDITTKRFLLRDFVQEDEPAFLAYHADPRYAEFCSPEEVTPDFTYQLFQRFIQWATEVPRCNYQLAIVDRRNLELIGCGGLRQDGYAAGQAELGIELAPQHWGRYAYAIEVGKALIDFGFRDLGLKEIIGLSVSANLRVSRLAERYGFQAIGTQPGSGWMHMQGWSQIKWQLTRESWEHLFPLTSSVN, from the coding sequence ATGGACATTACCACCAAACGATTTCTTCTCCGTGACTTTGTTCAGGAGGATGAGCCTGCATTCCTTGCTTATCACGCTGATCCTCGTTATGCCGAGTTCTGTTCACCGGAAGAAGTGACCCCGGACTTTACTTATCAACTGTTTCAACGGTTCATACAATGGGCAACCGAAGTTCCTCGATGCAATTACCAGTTGGCGATCGTCGATCGCCGCAATCTGGAGTTAATTGGCTGTGGTGGATTGCGGCAGGATGGCTATGCTGCCGGGCAGGCAGAACTTGGAATTGAGCTAGCACCCCAGCACTGGGGGCGTTATGCCTATGCAATCGAAGTTGGGAAAGCTCTGATTGATTTTGGGTTCCGCGATTTGGGACTAAAGGAAATTATTGGTCTTTCTGTGAGTGCTAACCTGAGAGTATCCCGGCTAGCAGAACGTTACGGATTCCAGGCGATCGGTACACAACCTGGTTCCGGCTGGATGCATATGCAAGGGTGGAGCCAGATTAAGTGGCAGCTTACCAGAGAATCATGGGAGCATTTATTTCCTTTGACCAGTTCGGTTAATTAA
- a CDS encoding cupin domain-containing protein: protein MSEITPQNINSTFVVLDDANNAILIANSDRFYEKLEQQFGDFKRKRLISHYTFEQDWDSWERHPAGEEFVCLLSGQIDFVLEQDRGEAIVSLNTPGQYILVPRGVWHTAKVRTPSSVLFITPGEGTQSRSLF, encoded by the coding sequence ATGAGTGAAATCACTCCCCAAAATATCAACTCAACTTTTGTTGTCCTGGATGATGCTAACAATGCAATTTTGATCGCTAACAGCGATCGCTTCTACGAAAAGCTAGAACAGCAATTTGGAGACTTTAAGAGAAAACGGTTGATTTCCCACTACACATTCGAGCAAGACTGGGATAGTTGGGAAAGACACCCTGCCGGAGAGGAATTTGTCTGCCTTTTATCTGGACAGATTGATTTCGTGCTGGAGCAAGATAGAGGTGAAGCAATTGTGTCTCTCAACACCCCTGGTCAGTACATTTTGGTGCCACGCGGAGTCTGGCATACAGCAAAGGTTCGTACTCCCAGTTCAGTGTTATTTATCACGCCTGGTGAAGGAACCCAGAGTCGATCGCTTTTCTAA
- the drmC gene encoding DISARM system phospholipase D-like protein DrmC, which yields MSFLPPLLLAQIRTCAKQLPSPVLDAVINLLIATPARYCDFALKASILKQLPNTNFRRLVGELLETWCREAIYLDSSAIASALATAIYCEVAAKNELSVELVWTGPTSEGIPLRRTEQVLLQLIHEAQREIILVSFAVYKIPEIAKALLTAMKREVTVRIIAETPESSKGKIPFGVSAALGLEIAQQAHIFIWPRNKRLTDSEGRYGSLHVKCAIADRKHLFISSANLTEYALTLNMEMGLLVHGEDIAHQVAEHIDRLIQEEFLVSLNSL from the coding sequence GTGAGCTTTTTACCACCGCTTTTATTAGCTCAAATTCGTACCTGTGCCAAACAACTTCCATCTCCTGTTTTAGATGCTGTAATTAATTTGTTGATAGCCACTCCAGCAAGATATTGTGATTTTGCGTTGAAAGCATCAATCTTGAAACAACTGCCCAATACTAATTTTCGCCGATTAGTAGGGGAATTGTTAGAAACTTGGTGTCGGGAAGCTATTTATTTGGACAGTAGTGCGATCGCGTCTGCATTAGCCACAGCAATTTACTGTGAGGTGGCAGCAAAGAATGAGTTGTCTGTTGAGTTGGTTTGGACTGGCCCCACAAGTGAGGGAATACCACTTCGCAGAACAGAACAAGTGTTACTACAATTAATTCACGAAGCGCAACGGGAAATAATTCTTGTCAGTTTTGCTGTTTATAAGATTCCAGAGATTGCAAAAGCATTATTAACAGCAATGAAACGAGAAGTCACTGTGCGAATTATTGCTGAAACCCCCGAATCTAGCAAGGGTAAAATACCTTTTGGAGTCAGTGCAGCATTGGGACTGGAAATTGCCCAACAAGCACACATTTTTATTTGGCCACGAAATAAGCGGCTTACAGATTCAGAAGGAAGGTATGGTTCCTTACACGTTAAATGTGCGATCGCCGATAGAAAGCACCTGTTTATTTCCAGTGCTAACCTCACTGAGTACGCTCTGACATTAAATATGGAAATGGGACTACTAGTTCATGGTGAAGATATAGCTCATCAAGTGGCAGAACATATCGACCGTTTAATTCAGGAAGAGTTTCTCGTATCTTTAAACTCGCTGTAG
- a CDS encoding glutathione S-transferase family protein, protein MKLYEFAPTRSIRVRWVLQELGVEFEAISINMQAGEHRTPDFLTINPTGKLPVLIDGEHIITESVAIALYLGEKYPESNLVPTELLLRAQLYRWLLFTATELEQPLWRIARHTFIYPEELRLPAEIPLARQDFTSMAVVLENHLLDRQFVVGEHVTVADFVLAYTLDWANEVQLLATFPTLVDYMERMYKRPKASGRIAAALASLNQTSQ, encoded by the coding sequence ATGAAACTCTATGAATTTGCTCCCACACGATCAATTCGGGTTCGTTGGGTTCTCCAGGAACTTGGGGTGGAATTTGAAGCAATCTCCATCAACATGCAGGCAGGTGAACACCGTACACCCGATTTTCTCACCATCAATCCCACTGGCAAGCTCCCTGTACTCATCGATGGCGAACATATCATCACTGAATCCGTAGCCATTGCTTTGTACCTCGGTGAGAAGTACCCAGAATCTAACTTGGTACCTACAGAATTGCTTCTGCGAGCACAGCTTTATCGTTGGCTCCTCTTTACTGCCACCGAATTGGAACAGCCGCTATGGCGTATCGCTCGCCACACGTTTATATACCCAGAAGAGTTGAGATTGCCTGCTGAAATACCTCTCGCTCGGCAAGACTTCACCAGTATGGCTGTCGTTTTAGAGAACCATCTGTTGGATCGGCAGTTTGTAGTGGGTGAACACGTCACAGTGGCTGATTTTGTGCTTGCTTACACACTGGATTGGGCGAATGAAGTTCAGCTACTCGCCACTTTCCCCACGCTGGTGGACTACATGGAACGAATGTACAAACGACCAAAGGCATCTGGGCGAATCGCAGCTGCACTTGCAAGTCTCAATCAGACCTCACAATGA
- a CDS encoding GNAT family N-acetyltransferase, with protein sequence MRRRLGGKAIDIAMAQWVNERENITIHPSRSKEFHFLWAFPPLNEQECKNYINRCQNEDFEGLLICHADSAEIIGVANFSQIFYRAFQNAYLGYYVDVNFSGQGLMSEGVRLAIDYAFCTLGLHRIQPQNRASIHLVERLGFTKEGFSRRYLKINGEWRDHERWALTVEDWV encoded by the coding sequence GTGCGTAGACGTTTAGGCGGCAAGGCGATAGACATTGCAATGGCTCAATGGGTAAACGAAAGAGAAAACATTACAATACATCCTTCCCGAAGCAAAGAGTTCCATTTCCTCTGGGCTTTTCCTCCACTCAACGAGCAGGAGTGCAAAAACTATATCAATCGTTGCCAAAATGAGGACTTTGAAGGCTTACTAATTTGTCACGCAGATAGCGCTGAAATTATTGGAGTCGCAAATTTCAGTCAAATCTTCTACCGAGCGTTTCAAAATGCTTATCTCGGTTATTACGTTGACGTCAATTTTTCAGGTCAGGGGTTGATGTCAGAGGGTGTGCGTTTAGCGATTGATTACGCTTTTTGTACACTCGGTTTGCATCGTATTCAGCCCCAAAACAGGGCATCCATTCATTTGGTAGAGCGGCTCGGTTTCACGAAGGAGGGTTTCTCTCGACGATACCTCAAAATCAATGGAGAATGGCGTGACCATGAACGCTGGGCTTTAACGGTTGAAGATTGGGTATAG